The proteins below come from a single Gammaproteobacteria bacterium genomic window:
- the bamC gene encoding outer membrane protein assembly factor BamC, with protein sequence MSRKLNGVVLLLAITLVGCQYFPTLDTVAPDRRKEYRKAQTLDDLEIPPDLTADSIQDTMAIPGGLPEGVTTLSAYAEEKESRSRAKREGTAGSTATGGAGVIALESLPDEQWLIVKGKQSDVWPRLREFWAKKNYVLDLDDEELGVLETDWVETRTSSGTVLRDKYKVFTEPGAQPGTTALFVSHVGEVQVLNEGTLAWQARSDGVELEQQAVAQLKAYFGGGTTAPGAVAVAATSAALSYDGQPVGAPAPAKLAELVSVGDGKVYLTVLEEFSNAWPHTAMALDEAGLMIDDKDRIRGVYYVRYSEDMQPPAAASEDKEGLLSKLAFWKGDKDQSPAGEQYVLSLTSVGDNTEMVILDEDGEWDSSVGAGHILSLLEEQFNQGSFIP encoded by the coding sequence ATGTCACGTAAATTGAATGGAGTGGTGCTGCTCCTGGCGATCACGCTTGTGGGTTGTCAATACTTTCCGACCCTCGATACTGTGGCGCCGGATCGACGGAAGGAGTACCGAAAGGCGCAGACGCTGGACGATCTCGAGATCCCGCCGGACCTTACTGCCGACTCGATTCAGGACACCATGGCTATTCCAGGAGGGCTTCCGGAAGGGGTAACTACACTGTCGGCTTATGCGGAGGAGAAGGAGTCGAGGTCTCGTGCCAAGCGGGAAGGTACAGCGGGTTCGACGGCCACCGGCGGCGCGGGTGTCATTGCCCTTGAATCGCTCCCCGACGAGCAGTGGCTCATTGTCAAGGGGAAACAATCTGACGTCTGGCCGCGGCTTCGCGAATTCTGGGCGAAGAAAAATTACGTTCTGGATTTAGACGACGAGGAGTTAGGTGTCCTGGAAACGGATTGGGTGGAGACGCGTACGAGTTCCGGGACGGTGCTGCGGGATAAATATAAGGTCTTTACGGAACCCGGTGCTCAGCCCGGCACCACGGCGCTCTTTGTCTCGCACGTGGGTGAAGTGCAGGTGCTCAATGAAGGAACCTTGGCATGGCAGGCGCGGAGCGATGGTGTCGAACTGGAACAACAGGCCGTTGCCCAGTTAAAAGCCTACTTTGGCGGTGGTACGACGGCGCCGGGTGCGGTGGCTGTGGCCGCGACTTCGGCGGCGTTATCGTACGATGGCCAGCCGGTCGGTGCGCCCGCACCTGCCAAACTTGCGGAGCTAGTGAGTGTCGGTGACGGGAAGGTCTATCTCACAGTGCTTGAAGAGTTCTCTAACGCGTGGCCACATACTGCAATGGCGCTTGACGAAGCGGGGCTCATGATCGACGACAAGGATCGCATACGGGGTGTCTATTATGTCCGTTATAGCGAAGATATGCAGCCGCCGGCGGCGGCTTCGGAAGATAAAGAAGGCTTATTATCAAAGCTGGCCTTTTGGAAGGGCGACAAAGATCAGTCGCCTGCTGGCGAGCAGTATGTGCTCAGTCTGACGAGTGTGGGGGACAATACGGAAATGGTGATCCTGGATGAAGATGGTGAATGGGATAGCAGTGTAGGAGCCGGGCACATCTTGAGTCTGCTCGAAGAGCAGTTTAATCAAGGTTCTTTCATTCCATAA
- the hisS gene encoding histidine--tRNA ligase, whose amino-acid sequence MNDILPDKTPIWQRLEQIVRTIVESYGYEEIRLPLLEKTALFARSIGELTDIVQKEMYTFVDRNGDSITLRPDGTASCVRAGLQSGLFYKQPRRLWYVGPMFRHERPQKGRYRQFHQVGVEAFGMPGPDIDAELILMTARIWQALELADVRLEINSLGTTRSRASYREKLIAYFSKRLSELDEDSKRRLKSNPLRILDSKNPKMQDMIAEAPSIQDYLDDESSVHFEGLRLMLDEAGIAYKVNPRMVRGLDYYGKTVFEWITKSLGAQGTVCAGGRYDGLVEHFGGKATPAIGFAIGVERLVALMDDASPDQSPSQPPHAYIISVGNDANNPGLQLAESLRDTLPSVRLLTDCVGGSFKSQFRRADRSNALIALVLGEDEIANDTVSIKHLREKKPQITLPQSELVNYIRRFVDKKNLP is encoded by the coding sequence ATGAATGACATTCTTCCGGATAAGACGCCAATCTGGCAGCGACTCGAACAGATTGTACGCACAATCGTGGAAAGCTACGGCTATGAGGAAATCCGCTTGCCCTTGCTCGAGAAGACAGCCCTTTTCGCACGGTCCATTGGCGAGCTAACAGATATTGTCCAAAAAGAAATGTATACATTTGTCGATCGAAACGGCGACAGTATCACGTTGCGACCGGACGGTACTGCAAGCTGCGTCCGTGCTGGCCTGCAATCCGGTTTATTCTACAAGCAACCTCGACGCCTATGGTATGTGGGGCCCATGTTCAGACATGAGCGTCCACAAAAAGGACGATATCGACAGTTCCACCAGGTCGGAGTTGAGGCCTTCGGCATGCCCGGTCCCGACATCGACGCTGAATTGATTCTAATGACAGCACGCATATGGCAGGCGCTCGAATTGGCTGACGTGCGTCTTGAAATAAACTCGCTAGGTACTACGCGATCGCGTGCATCATATCGGGAAAAACTGATCGCGTATTTTTCAAAACGCTTGTCAGAGCTCGATGAAGACAGCAAACGACGCCTCAAGAGCAATCCACTCAGAATCCTCGATAGCAAGAACCCAAAGATGCAAGATATGATCGCGGAAGCCCCGAGTATCCAGGATTATCTGGATGATGAATCGTCCGTGCATTTTGAAGGGCTGCGTTTAATGCTGGATGAGGCGGGAATCGCCTATAAGGTCAACCCGCGGATGGTGCGGGGATTAGACTACTATGGCAAGACGGTATTTGAATGGATAACGAAAAGTCTCGGGGCACAGGGCACGGTCTGTGCCGGTGGGCGTTATGATGGGTTGGTAGAACATTTTGGTGGCAAGGCAACACCGGCAATTGGCTTTGCCATAGGTGTAGAACGATTGGTGGCCTTGATGGATGACGCGAGTCCAGACCAATCGCCCAGCCAGCCACCTCACGCGTACATTATCTCCGTTGGTAACGATGCCAACAATCCCGGTCTTCAACTAGCAGAATCATTACGCGATACATTGCCGAGCGTTAGGCTGCTCACTGACTGCGTTGGCGGCAGTTTCAAAAGCCAATTCAGACGAGCCGACAGATCGAATGCCCTGATAGCACTAGTACTTGGCGAAGACGAAATCGCTAACGACACTGTGAGCATCAAGCACCTTCGCGAGAAGAAGCCACAAATCACCTTGCCACAGAGTGAGCTCGTTAACTACATCAGGCGATTTGTCGACAAAAAGAACCTTCCCTAG
- the ndk gene encoding nucleoside-diphosphate kinase codes for MAIERTLSIIKPDAVARDHIGDIYSRFEKNGLRIVAAKMLHLTREEAEKLYAVHHERPFYKELVEFLTSGPVMVQVLEGENAIAKNRQLMGATIPKYAAPGTIRADFAHTSDENGVHENAVHGSDSPETAITEINFFFKPDEISPRTR; via the coding sequence ATGGCGATTGAACGTACGCTTTCCATCATTAAGCCAGATGCTGTCGCGCGCGATCATATTGGCGATATCTACTCCCGATTCGAAAAAAACGGTCTGCGGATCGTGGCCGCAAAAATGCTGCATCTCACCCGCGAGGAGGCAGAAAAGCTCTATGCCGTCCATCATGAACGGCCCTTTTACAAAGAACTTGTCGAGTTTCTCACTTCTGGACCTGTTATGGTACAGGTCCTAGAAGGTGAAAATGCGATTGCAAAAAATCGGCAGTTGATGGGTGCGACAATTCCGAAATATGCAGCACCGGGAACAATCCGCGCTGATTTTGCTCACACCAGTGACGAAAACGGGGTCCATGAAAACGCTGTTCATGGCTCGGATAGTCCCGAAACCGCCATAACCGAGATAAACTTCTTCTTTAAGCCTGACGAGATATCACCCAGGACACGCTAA
- a CDS encoding DUF4115 domain-containing protein, translating to MQEEMAQASSGQEDDTSPGEQLRRARQAQKLTRQDIADRLHLDLGAIAAIEADDYDHLPSATYVRGYLRSYARILSVPAEAIITAYNHFAPAPPVLRPDANRPEQARSSDTSVKAVTYFISLALVILLLAWWQSHYVRTMPSEDLEIPADDEPLEQEEESSMVVPDGRLSYPIHVVIHPSTIALGTGEFDADELEVPVTTEEAPSNDPDQSSVADTVDTSDMIQTVALSAPSEPLLESPSSQGAVIHSAPDSLSMDLLWDSWIEVIDATGTPLYYQLAREGDTIFLQGTSPFSVLLGYAPGVAVEYNGKLFDTTPYSRAGVARFTLGEYAVEE from the coding sequence ATGCAGGAAGAAATGGCGCAAGCGAGTTCCGGCCAGGAAGACGACACGAGCCCCGGCGAGCAGCTCCGCAGGGCAAGACAAGCGCAAAAGCTGACCCGCCAAGACATTGCGGATCGGCTCCACTTAGACCTGGGTGCGATCGCAGCCATCGAGGCCGATGATTACGATCATCTACCGTCTGCAACCTATGTACGCGGCTATTTGCGCAGTTATGCGCGCATCCTGTCAGTACCCGCGGAGGCGATCATAACGGCATACAACCATTTCGCGCCGGCCCCGCCAGTACTTCGCCCGGATGCTAACCGACCCGAACAGGCGCGGAGCAGCGACACATCTGTCAAAGCCGTAACGTACTTTATAAGCTTGGCGCTCGTCATCCTGCTGCTCGCCTGGTGGCAGAGTCATTATGTACGGACCATGCCCTCCGAAGACCTTGAGATCCCAGCTGATGATGAACCTCTGGAACAGGAAGAAGAATCGTCAATGGTCGTGCCTGACGGCCGGCTATCCTATCCGATCCATGTGGTCATCCATCCCAGCACGATTGCACTCGGAACCGGAGAATTTGACGCAGATGAGCTAGAGGTGCCAGTGACGACGGAGGAAGCACCCTCCAACGACCCGGATCAAAGCTCCGTAGCTGACACCGTCGATACGTCAGATATGATACAAACTGTAGCCCTCTCGGCACCCTCCGAACCATTACTTGAGTCACCGAGTTCGCAAGGCGCCGTTATTCATTCTGCGCCCGATTCCCTATCGATGGATCTCCTGTGGGATTCCTGGATCGAAGTGATTGATGCGACTGGCACGCCGCTTTACTACCAATTGGCAAGAGAGGGTGACACAATATTTTTACAAGGGACATCACCATTTAGCGTCTTACTTGGATATGCACCTGGCGTTGCGGTCGAGTACAACGGCAAACTCTTCGACACCACACCGTATTCGCGAGCAGGCGTGGCTCGCTTTACTCTAGGGGAATACGCCGTCGAAGAATAG
- a CDS encoding tetratricopeptide repeat protein: MEIYTTEEEQVEALKKWWRENGKAVITGCVIGFGAIFGWREWQAHVTEEAQKASRQFQEMAIQAKQGQSKAAHELGESIIDQFEGSAYATLAAFSLARMATEDDRITDAKGYLMSILEQSNQSEFQHIARLRLARLLLAEGDSADAEAMIGGVDVGQFLGTYQELRGDILVAQGKPYQARAAYLQALASTDATASDRSILQLKLDDLGQLAAPEADEQ; the protein is encoded by the coding sequence GTGGAGATTTATACCACCGAAGAGGAGCAAGTCGAAGCCCTAAAGAAATGGTGGCGAGAAAACGGTAAAGCTGTCATTACCGGATGTGTCATTGGTTTTGGGGCGATATTCGGCTGGCGCGAATGGCAAGCACACGTTACCGAAGAAGCTCAAAAAGCCTCTCGACAGTTCCAGGAAATGGCGATTCAGGCCAAGCAAGGGCAAAGTAAGGCTGCTCACGAGCTCGGCGAGTCAATTATCGATCAATTTGAGGGTAGCGCTTACGCGACACTTGCAGCGTTCAGTCTGGCAAGAATGGCAACAGAAGACGATCGGATCACGGATGCAAAAGGATACCTAATGTCGATTCTCGAGCAATCGAATCAGAGTGAATTCCAACACATCGCCAGATTACGCCTTGCACGGCTGTTACTTGCTGAGGGGGACAGCGCCGACGCGGAGGCAATGATCGGCGGGGTCGATGTAGGGCAATTTCTCGGCACTTACCAAGAGCTAAGAGGTGACATCCTTGTTGCGCAAGGTAAACCTTACCAGGCCCGTGCTGCCTACTTACAGGCGCTCGCGAGCACCGACGCCACCGCCAGTGACCGTTCCATATTGCAATTGAAACTTGATGACTTGGGACAATTGGCCGCCCCAGAAGCTGACGAGCAATGA
- the pilW gene encoding type IV pilus biogenesis/stability protein PilW yields the protein MNPHVLLGVVIFGVLLSGCETIRETGSQHSPERIAAANVELGLAYMQENENDVALQKFEKALKADPDYVPAHIATGLLYQRLGKLDQAEKYYKQALRLEPDNPRALNSYGQYLCQTGKITEAEKYLLKAAENPLYGAPEVAYTNAGICALREGDSVKAEEYFRKALQFNPNVTLALFQMTRISYEKQRYLSARGYLQRYFEVSDHSPEVLWLGIRIERELGDKDAVASYSLALRANYPDSDEAQLLLESERK from the coding sequence ATGAACCCACATGTCCTCTTGGGAGTAGTCATTTTTGGTGTGCTGCTCAGCGGCTGTGAAACCATCAGAGAGACCGGTTCGCAGCACAGCCCGGAGCGGATCGCTGCCGCCAATGTCGAGCTCGGGCTTGCCTACATGCAAGAAAACGAGAATGACGTGGCCCTACAGAAGTTTGAGAAAGCTCTCAAAGCAGACCCTGATTACGTCCCCGCGCACATCGCGACAGGCCTTTTGTATCAGCGTCTCGGCAAATTGGACCAGGCAGAGAAATATTACAAACAGGCGCTCAGGTTGGAACCTGACAACCCTCGGGCATTGAATAGCTATGGCCAGTACCTATGCCAAACAGGCAAAATAACCGAGGCAGAAAAATATCTCCTGAAGGCCGCCGAAAACCCCCTATACGGGGCGCCGGAGGTCGCTTACACCAATGCAGGCATCTGCGCGCTGCGAGAGGGCGATTCAGTCAAAGCTGAAGAATATTTTCGTAAGGCGTTGCAATTCAATCCCAATGTCACGTTGGCACTTTTTCAAATGACAAGGATCAGCTACGAGAAACAGCGTTACCTATCAGCACGCGGGTATCTTCAGCGTTATTTTGAAGTGTCTGATCACTCCCCTGAGGTTCTGTGGCTTGGCATACGCATCGAACGAGAGCTGGGCGACAAGGACGCGGTTGCAAGCTACTCACTGGCACTGAGGGCCAACTACCCGGACTCGGACGAAGCGCAGCTACTGCTTGAGTCAGAAAGAAAATGA
- the der gene encoding ribosome biogenesis GTPase Der — protein MKPVIAIVGRPNVGKSTLFNRLTRSRDALVTAEPGLTRDRQFGRGQHSQWSYLVVDTGGLGDGEKASASMAGLIARQSLQAVREADLTLMLVDGRTGLTVADEGIAGQLRVLGKPVYLVINKTEGLDTDVASAEFHALGFQPPHAISARYGHRINRMMDAILSTLPESACEAEEDYSEDTLRITVIGRPNVGKSTLVNRILGEERVLTDEQPGTTRDSIVIPFTRNGEDYTFIDTAGVRRRARVKDAVEKFSIIKTLQAVDTTHVVIMVLDANEGVTGQDTKLLGLVLDSGKGLVLAVNKWDRLNVSQKAEKTNQIERKLHFIDFAPVYYISALYGTGIGKLFNAIDRVGRATFTKIPTSRLTRLLHAAVESQPPPVVRGRRIKLRYAHLGGHNPLRVVIHGNQTEHVPEPYRRYLENTLRKALRLEGTPVRVEFRRGENPFNRSQA, from the coding sequence ATGAAACCGGTAATCGCCATAGTTGGGCGCCCCAACGTAGGCAAGTCCACGCTCTTTAATAGGCTCACCAGAAGTCGCGATGCCCTTGTCACAGCCGAGCCTGGCCTGACGCGGGACCGTCAGTTTGGCCGAGGGCAACACAGTCAATGGTCCTACCTCGTTGTCGATACTGGAGGGCTCGGGGACGGAGAAAAAGCCAGCGCGTCCATGGCGGGATTGATCGCGCGCCAATCGCTTCAGGCAGTCCGCGAGGCTGACCTCACATTGATGCTAGTTGATGGGCGTACGGGCCTAACTGTTGCAGACGAAGGCATTGCTGGCCAATTGCGTGTCCTCGGTAAACCCGTATACCTCGTTATCAACAAAACCGAAGGGCTTGACACGGATGTTGCAAGCGCCGAATTTCACGCCCTTGGATTCCAACCGCCTCATGCGATCTCGGCTAGGTACGGCCATCGGATCAATCGCATGATGGATGCTATTCTCTCTACGCTGCCGGAGAGCGCTTGCGAGGCTGAGGAAGACTATTCGGAAGATACGCTCAGAATCACCGTCATTGGCCGCCCCAATGTGGGAAAATCCACCCTGGTCAACCGAATCCTCGGGGAGGAACGCGTACTCACTGATGAACAGCCCGGCACCACCCGAGATAGTATCGTCATCCCCTTTACGCGCAACGGCGAAGACTACACGTTTATCGATACAGCTGGCGTACGCCGGCGCGCTCGGGTTAAAGACGCTGTCGAGAAGTTTAGTATCATAAAAACATTACAGGCCGTAGACACGACCCACGTCGTTATCATGGTATTAGATGCCAATGAAGGAGTAACAGGCCAGGATACGAAGTTACTCGGGCTTGTGTTGGACAGCGGCAAAGGTCTCGTACTCGCCGTCAACAAATGGGACCGCTTAAATGTGTCTCAAAAAGCCGAAAAAACTAATCAAATCGAGCGCAAGCTGCACTTCATCGACTTCGCCCCCGTATACTATATTTCAGCTCTCTATGGCACCGGAATCGGCAAACTCTTCAACGCGATTGATCGCGTAGGTAGAGCCACCTTCACGAAGATTCCAACATCGAGGCTAACACGTCTGCTTCATGCGGCCGTCGAGTCTCAGCCGCCGCCGGTGGTGCGCGGCCGACGCATAAAACTGCGGTACGCTCATCTAGGAGGGCATAATCCGTTGCGTGTCGTCATCCACGGCAACCAGACCGAGCATGTTCCGGAGCCCTACCGCCGCTATCTGGAAAACACGCTGCGCAAGGCGCTAAGGCTTGAGGGAACTCCTGTGCGGGTGGAGTTTAGACGTGGAGAAAATCCATTTAATCGCAGTCAAGCATAA
- the rlmN gene encoding 23S rRNA (adenine(2503)-C(2))-methyltransferase RlmN, translating to MVSTPTNFLDLDRTSMEAFFTAIGEKSFRTSQVLKWVHQAGLDNFNGMTNLSKSLRQQLTGSAYVKAPQIVTERIANDGTRKWMLSLEGGNCIETVFIPEDDRGTLCVSSQVGCALDCSFCSTGKQGFNRNLSVAEIIGQLWLANHALGNFTHFNKEQRIITNIVIMGMGEPLLNFENVVKAIRLMMDDLAYGLSKRRVTLSTAGVIPAINRLREACSVNLAISLHAPNDRLRNELVPLNRKYPIRDLLAACWRYAEGQSRDVVTFEYVMLADVNDKPAHARELANLLKGCAAKINLIPFNTFPKTTYKRSRPEMIDRFRDILLDAGLMTITRRTRGDDIDAACGQLVGRVEPRGRQHLMHRTASDVGV from the coding sequence ATTGTGAGTACTCCTACCAATTTCCTCGACCTTGATCGAACATCCATGGAGGCCTTCTTCACCGCCATAGGTGAAAAATCGTTTCGCACCTCACAAGTACTCAAGTGGGTTCACCAAGCCGGTTTGGATAACTTTAACGGAATGACCAACCTTAGCAAGTCGTTGCGGCAACAGCTCACTGGCAGCGCCTATGTTAAGGCGCCTCAGATTGTGACAGAACGAATCGCGAACGACGGAACACGCAAATGGATGTTAAGCCTAGAAGGGGGAAACTGCATCGAGACAGTCTTCATTCCAGAAGATGATCGGGGCACCCTGTGTGTATCGTCACAGGTCGGTTGCGCTCTTGATTGCAGCTTCTGCTCAACCGGGAAACAGGGTTTCAATCGAAATCTCAGCGTCGCCGAAATCATCGGCCAGCTTTGGCTCGCCAACCACGCGCTCGGGAACTTTACACACTTCAATAAAGAACAGCGTATCATCACTAATATCGTCATAATGGGAATGGGGGAGCCACTGCTCAACTTTGAAAATGTGGTTAAAGCGATACGCCTCATGATGGATGATCTGGCTTATGGACTATCTAAACGCCGCGTGACCTTGAGCACAGCGGGTGTCATCCCTGCCATTAACCGATTAAGGGAAGCGTGCTCGGTAAACCTTGCGATCTCCTTGCACGCTCCGAACGATCGCTTGCGCAACGAGCTCGTTCCGCTCAACAGGAAATACCCAATCCGAGATTTGCTCGCAGCTTGCTGGCGTTATGCTGAAGGGCAATCTCGCGACGTAGTGACCTTCGAGTATGTCATGCTCGCAGACGTCAACGACAAACCGGCGCATGCGCGCGAACTCGCGAATCTTCTTAAGGGATGTGCAGCGAAGATCAACCTGATCCCCTTCAACACATTTCCGAAAACGACTTACAAACGTTCCCGCCCGGAAATGATTGATCGATTCCGCGATATACTATTAGATGCCGGACTCATGACGATCACCCGCAGGACGCGTGGAGACGATATCGACGCAGCCTGCGGTCAACTCGTCGGTCGCGTAGAACCGCGAGGAAGACAACACCTGATGCACAGAACCGCCTCAGACGTCGGAGTATGA
- the bamB gene encoding outer membrane protein assembly factor BamB, which produces MILRLCLIAGIIQLSGCGVGDYITTFLGGEDNADPPAPLEEFDAEIEIVTLWTKSAGKGAGKQYLKLTPAATYDHVFVADPRGEIRAFDATNGQLVWQLDTDAPISGGPGIGDGLVVVGTIEGQVLAVAEQEKALQWQSHVSSEVLASPRIANNVAVIRTVDGKVFGLDAGGGERLWVYERTVPALTLRGTGTPAITDNMVIGGFASGRLVALELNSGRPIWETPIAIPSGRTELERIVDIDSEPYVIDGTVYVATFQGRIAAIDQQTGRMIWNREISSYAGIGVDEHNLYVTDDQSHVWALDRFTGTSLWKQEKLHARAATAPASFGDFVVVGDLEGYLHWMHKNDGRFVARNHVSDDSIIAPPIVINNILFAYTTGGTLGAYRYQ; this is translated from the coding sequence ATGATCCTAAGACTGTGCCTGATCGCCGGCATCATCCAATTAAGCGGCTGTGGTGTCGGCGACTACATCACAACCTTCTTGGGCGGGGAAGATAATGCGGATCCCCCGGCGCCACTCGAAGAGTTCGATGCTGAAATTGAGATCGTAACGCTTTGGACCAAAAGCGCCGGTAAGGGCGCTGGTAAACAATATCTCAAACTAACACCCGCCGCGACTTATGACCACGTTTTCGTCGCGGATCCACGTGGAGAGATCCGTGCATTTGACGCAACCAACGGACAACTCGTATGGCAGTTGGATACGGATGCGCCAATTTCAGGTGGCCCGGGTATCGGTGACGGGCTCGTGGTGGTCGGCACAATCGAGGGACAGGTTCTCGCTGTGGCGGAGCAGGAAAAAGCATTGCAATGGCAATCACATGTTTCCAGCGAGGTCCTCGCCTCGCCTCGGATCGCAAATAACGTCGCTGTCATTCGTACCGTGGATGGGAAGGTCTTTGGCCTTGATGCCGGAGGCGGTGAGCGCCTGTGGGTTTACGAGCGCACCGTACCGGCCTTAACGTTGCGTGGCACCGGCACCCCAGCGATAACCGATAACATGGTGATCGGGGGCTTCGCCAGTGGCCGATTGGTTGCGCTTGAACTGAATTCTGGAAGACCCATCTGGGAGACGCCGATCGCAATACCCTCAGGACGAACGGAACTCGAAAGAATTGTTGACATCGACAGTGAGCCGTACGTCATCGATGGAACCGTTTACGTCGCGACCTTTCAAGGCCGCATCGCAGCGATCGATCAACAAACCGGGCGCATGATTTGGAACCGAGAGATTTCCTCATACGCAGGTATTGGCGTAGACGAACACAATCTCTATGTTACTGATGATCAAAGTCACGTCTGGGCTTTAGACCGCTTCACCGGAACATCACTCTGGAAGCAGGAAAAGCTTCATGCCCGCGCCGCCACCGCCCCGGCTAGCTTTGGGGACTTCGTCGTGGTCGGAGATCTTGAGGGCTATTTACATTGGATGCATAAAAACGATGGCCGGTTTGTCGCTCGGAACCATGTAAGCGATGACAGCATTATCGCACCACCCATAGTCATCAATAACATCTTATTCGCCTACACGACGGGCGGCACGCTAGGCGCCTATCGTTACCAGTAA